One Candidatus Nezhaarchaeota archaeon DNA segment encodes these proteins:
- the ribH gene encoding 6,7-dimethyl-8-ribityllumazine synthase, with protein sequence MTKEEIRLGILVSEFNYDITYLMLQRALEHAEFLEAKVVYIYKVPGAFDMPIAIKALLEREDVDAVVTLGAILEGETQHDEVVAHHTARKIVDLAVEYDKPVTLGISGPGMTRLQGQERIDEYARRAVEAAVKMVKRARKFSKEASSNNKQYPIIIA encoded by the coding sequence TTGACGAAGGAGGAAATAAGGCTAGGGATACTGGTCTCGGAGTTTAATTATGATATTACCTACCTAATGCTCCAAAGGGCTTTAGAGCACGCTGAATTCCTGGAAGCGAAAGTTGTCTACATCTATAAAGTGCCTGGGGCTTTCGACATGCCCATTGCGATAAAAGCTTTGCTTGAGCGAGAAGACGTTGACGCCGTCGTTACCCTTGGAGCGATACTTGAAGGAGAGACTCAACACGATGAGGTAGTCGCCCATCATACCGCGCGTAAGATTGTTGATTTAGCCGTAGAATATGATAAGCCTGTGACCCTTGGCATTTCAGGCCCAGGCATGACGAGACTTCAAGGACAAGAGAGAATCGACGAGTATGCTAGGAGAGCTGTCGAGGCAGCGGTAAAAATGGTCAAGAGAGCTAGAAAGTTTAGCAAGGAGGCAAGCTCAAACAACAAACAGTACCCAATAATCATAGCCTAA